From the Periophthalmus magnuspinnatus isolate fPerMag1 chromosome 1, fPerMag1.2.pri, whole genome shotgun sequence genome, one window contains:
- the LOC117372270 gene encoding deoxycytidylate deaminase-like, which produces METDHQQTKLCLLNGSRKRQDFLEWPEYFMAVAFLSAQRSKDPNSQVGACIVNQENKIVGIGYNGMPNGCSDDLLPWSRTADDQLDTKYPYVCHAELNAIMNKNSADVKGCTLYVALFPCNECAKLIIQAGIKEVVYLSDKYHDTPGMTASRRLLSMAGVQFRQFKPKRTEIVIDFNSINHTGTQSSSSL; this is translated from the exons CTCCAGGAAAAGGCAGGACTTCCTGGAGTGGCCTGAGTATTTTATGGCAGTGGCGTTTCTATCAGCCCAAAGGAGCAAAGACCCAAACTCACAG GTGGGGGCGTGCATAGTGAACCAGGAGAATAAGATCGTTGGGATTGGGTACAACGGGATGCCCAACGGCTGCAGTGACGACCTTCTGCCCTGGTCCCGGACAGCAGACGACCAACTGGACACAAAGTACCCCTACG TGTGCCATGCGGAGCTCAATGCCATCATGAACAAGAACAGTGCAGATGTGAAGGGATGCACCCTGTACGTGGCTCTGTTCCCCTGTAACGAATGTGCCAAACTCATCATCCAGGCAG GAATCAAAGAAGTTGTGTATTTGTCTGATAAATACCATGACACACCTGGAATGACTGCGTCAAGGAGGCTGCTCAGCATGGCAGGTGTCCAGTTCAG GCAGTTCAAGCCCAAGAGGACCGAGATAGTCATTGATTTTAATTCCATTAACCACACTGGAAcgcagagcagcagcagcctctGA